The DNA segment ACCGTGTTGAACGGCGCTCAGGTACGGCCTTCTGAACCGGCTGTTCTTTCTGATTGTGACGTGGTGAAGATTGGGGAGTCGACGATGATAATAGTGAAATTTGAGAATGATGGGAGTGAGAGTGAGGGTGATGGTGGAAATGGGAGGAGAAATCTGAGGCGGCGCGGGAAGAATCAAGCTGTGGAATTGCAGGTGATCGACGAGGTTACGGAATTTGGGTTAGAGGTTGATATTTCGGGAAGTCGATATAATTTGAGGGCTAAACGTGCAAATGGAACAGATGGGGTTTTGGGAAATGAGATTTCGAAATTAGGAGAAGCAAAAATTGTTGGAAGGAGGACACGAGGATCAAAAGCTAAGGTGGTGTTAAATGGGGATGATGAAGTTGAGGAGGAAATGGAGAATTTGGGGAAGTTGAGTTTGAAAAGTGATCAAATTTCAAGCAAGAAAGGGAATTTGGAGGATTTGGAAACTATTACCCATGAGTTTGATCCTGAAGTAGTTGAACTTGAAGGGAAGACTAGGCGTTCGAGGATGACTGATAATGTTTTGGATGATTTGAAAGGAATTAAGAGTGCCGGACAGCGTGTGAGCATGATGAGGCGGACTAGGAGTTCAAAGATGGAAGAAAGTTTGGGTGAAATTGGAGTGGATTCTGTTGTCAATGATGGTAAAAGGAGGCAAAAAGGTACTAGAGGGAAGCACGGCTTACCCGTTGAAGCAACTGTTCTAGAGGTAGAGACGGAGGAAGAACCGAAGTTGGAGCATGAAATCTGTGAAGAAAATAAGGGTGGATTTGAAATTCGGGTGGATGAATTGGTGGATGAGAGTATAAAGTCCGGTGCTGGATGCATGTCTAGGGTGAAAGAATGTGATGTTGGCAGTGAGAAGACAGTTGTGGATTTGGAGAAAATGACACTCTGGGAATGTTTTGATTTCCTGGAAGTTCATCTTCCAAAACAGATTGTTGATGCTACAGAAGAGATGATTTCTGGGATGGAACAAAATGTTCGAAAATTAAACGAGTTTATGTTACTGAAGAAGGATAAGGATGAGGGATAAATTACTCATGGATTTGCCAGAGGATTGAGGTAAAGAATTTTTGCTTTTTTGCAAACTGAGCATTGTACTGATTTAATGCTTTGTGATAGATACAAGAGGGTTGAAAATTTTGGATATTAGCAGCTCAATGTCATGTTTATGATATTAAGAGATTGTTTTCAATCACTAAAATAAATGATTCTTAGCTTTTggcttagaaaaatcattttgtgtgtttcttaaacctagattatgtgttagcttatgtttaacttaattgaaatccaaaagctagtcatgtggtgattatgatttttcaaaaatgatTCTAATAAtaaggtcattgttaaaatcactttaatcacttatttatcaaacactatcaaactttgatttttagattttcacatttgtttccaaacactaccaacttttgatttttcttaacttttttataatctataaattaatcacttttacaaaagcacaatctattgcaaacactccctaaattATTGTACCATTTTGCAGCTATTACCAGGGGTGGACCAAGCTAGCTGTAATGAGGCGAGtttttgtatattattggattcaTTATGAAATATATGTCAATCATGATTCTCGTAGATCATATCCCATGTCTTTGCTTGTGAAGTCTAGAGTTTTCTCATAATTAGATATAGAGCTTGGTTTTAAAATCAAGCCATGTTTTATTATGGAGAGTGAACACTGTAAATTAATTAGTGCATCTTTCTCTCGGTTAATGAGAGCCTAATGgtaaaaataatacaactcgATATATCTGTTAACACATCACAGGACTCTCGGTTAATGAGATCCTAATGgtaaaaataatacaactcgATATATCTGTTAACGCATCACAGGACTCGCAACTTGCTTACTGGAATACAGAAACTTGTCCACTCCAACTACAACTAGCAACAGCATTAGGCATTGTGGGATGAAACACAACATCCACACATGCTTGCTCGTAAGCCTTAATCTTTTTGAGAAGTTTGGAGGTTTTCGAGTCGTAGAAGTACATACATCCATCAGAT comes from the Henckelia pumila isolate YLH828 chromosome 1, ASM3356847v2, whole genome shotgun sequence genome and includes:
- the LOC140874204 gene encoding FHA domain-containing protein At4g14490-like, with amino-acid sequence MAPRRSAAAQQEDLCPNLKLIMKKGPLSGQAITFKPDTSVRIGRIVRGNTLSIKDPGISSKHLLIQLEPGSDSGRRRWTVTDLGTSNGTVLNGAQVRPSEPAVLSDCDVVKIGESTMIIVKFENDGSESEGDGGNGRRNLRRRGKNQAVELQVIDEVTEFGLEVDISGSRYNLRAKRANGTDGVLGNEISKLGEAKIVGRRTRGSKAKVVLNGDDEVEEEMENLGKLSLKSDQISSKKGNLEDLETITHEFDPEVVELEGKTRRSRMTDNVLDDLKGIKSAGQRVSMMRRTRSSKMEESLGEIGVDSVVNDGKRRQKGTRGKHGLPVEATVLEVETEEEPKLEHEICEENKGGFEIRVDELVDESIKSGAGCMSRVKECDVGSEKTVVDLEKMTLWECFDFLEVHLPKQIVDATEEMISGMEQNVRKLNEFMLLKKDKDEG